One Anopheles marshallii chromosome 3, idAnoMarsDA_429_01, whole genome shotgun sequence genomic region harbors:
- the LOC128713699 gene encoding general odorant-binding protein 45-like yields MCTKRTTGLIALVWLACAMLEANSTPNCTVTTFDEALQECATQLGIPPERLEQEYSLLLFPADRDSMCLVRCIGVLLRFWNDTTGIREATIRQYYQPAPEDHCYQNRTRSCLDALEPSVTDVCERAHRSFLCYHQQYGYLTKADRYIPKTALEMKQIQQDCLDVFGLSPRRLNQYQEGHFPDDPETQCFVRCVGLRTGLYSDRYGPNVDRLYIQCDSCADESVFRERAGECIAAQRRHKLSRCTAAYRTLYQCFRDDQLDLYASITTTKVPTTERPTKSSTNSGPNVIPALSVRETGQPQLHLIPSQIEIILKTLYNGKY; encoded by the coding sequence ATGTGCACCAAACGTACCACCGGTTTGATTGCGCTGGTGTGGTTGGCTTGTGCGATGCTGGAAGCGAATTCAACCCCGAACTGCACCGTCACAACCTTTGACGAAGCGCTTCAGGAATGTGCCACCCAGCTCGGCATACCGCCGGAACGGCTCGAGCAGGAGTACAGCCTGCTGCTGTTTCCGGCCGATCGGGACAGCATGTGTTTGGTGCGGTGCATCGGTGTCCTGCTGCGCTTTTGGAACGATACCACCGGCATAAGGGAAGCAACGATCCGGCAGTACTATCAACCGGCTCCGGAAGATCATTGCTACCAGAACCGGACCCGCAGCTGTTTGGATGCGTTGGAACCGAGTGTGACGGATGTCTGTGAGCGAGCCCATCGATCCTTTCTGTGCTACCACCAACAGTACGGCTATCTGACGAAGGCCGATCGCTACATTCCCAAGACGGCGCTCGAAATGAAGCAGATCCAGCAGGATTGTTTGGATGTGTTTGGCCTCTCGCCGAGACGGTTGAACCAGTACCAAGAGGGACACTTTCCGGACGATCCCGAAACGCAATGCTTTGTGCGGTGCGTTGGATTACGGACTGGCCTGTACAGCGATCGGTATGGACCGAATGTGGATCGGCTGTACATCCAGTGTGATTCGTGTGCAGACGAGTCGGTGTTTCGTGAACGAGCTGGCGAGTGTATTGCGGCACAGCGACGACACAAGCTGAGCAGATGCACTGCGGCGTACCGGACACTGTACCAATGTTTCCGAGACGATCAACTGGATCTGTACGCGAGTATCACGACGACAAAGGTTCCAACTACTGAGCGTCCTACCAAATCATCCACCAACAGTGGTCCCAATGTGATACCGGCTCTTTCAGTCAGGGAAACTGGTCAACCACAGTTACACCTTATACCTTCACAAATTGAGATCATTCTAAAGACACTTTATAACGGAAAGTATTGA